In the Trichoderma atroviride chromosome 4, complete sequence genome, TTTCGAAGGCATTGCGCCGTGACAATCGACACAAGGCTTATCTGTTCTGGCTCGCAGCGCCCAAAGCGGAAATCTCACAATGGCCCCCGCCGCAGGAAGATCATTACCAGCGCAGCGCAACCCGCTTCTCATCGACGATGTGCCTCCGTGTATGTAGATCCAAGACTCCGGCTGCCGATGCGCCCGAGGAGAAGTTGACGACTAACGTGCAACATGCAGATTCCGAGCTCGTGTCGCGCCGCCGTCTCGGCCAGACCAAGCTGACTCCTAAGATGGTCGGCAGCGAAGAGGCCGACTCGGGCGCGCTGGGCTTCTTTGACTACGCCCATCTGCGCGCGCCGCTGCCCAAGGGCATTGTGTCGGGCATCTTCAAGTCCAGCCCCAACAGCTACTTCCTGATGCGCCGCAGCTTTGACGGATACATCTCCGCCACCGGCATGTTCAAGGCCACGTTTCCCTACGCCACGGCCGCGGAGGAAGAGACGGAGCGTAAATACATCAAGGCCCAGGCGACGACGAGCCCCGAGGAGACTGCCGGCAACATCTGGATCCCCCCGGAAGCTGCTCTCACCCTCGCGGAAGAGTACAACATTGGCATCTGGATCCAGGCCCTGCTCGACGCGGCCAAGATTTCCACCACCCAGCCCGCTGATGCCTCGCCCAAGACCATTACTGCACCGCCCAAGTTCGATCGTCTAAAGGCGCCTGCGCAGCTTATTTCTCCCACTCCGACCACGCGAAGCGGTCGTAGCCGTCGGTCGGCCAGCCCAACAAAGACCACGACTACCCGACGCTCAACTGCGTCTCCTCGAAAGCGCTCCTCCAGGCAAAAGGCTACGCCTGTTGAGACAACACCAATTCCAGAAGTGATCGCGGGTGAGGTTGTAGAAGAGACGGAAGAAGCGGTTTTGAAGTCGACAGAGTTTGAGccggccttggccaaggccgagattgCCGATGCCTCTGCTCAGCTCCCCTTCACGGCA is a window encoding:
- a CDS encoding uncharacterized protein (EggNog:ENOG41~TransMembrane:1 (i370-388o)) — protein: MAPAAGRSLPAQRNPLLIDDVPPYSELVSRRRLGQTKLTPKMVGSEEADSGALGFFDYAHLRAPLPKGIVSGIFKSSPNSYFLMRRSFDGYISATGMFKATFPYATAAEEETERKYIKAQATTSPEETAGNIWIPPEAALTLAEEYNIGIWIQALLDAAKISTTQPADASPKTITAPPKFDRLKAPAQLISPTPTTRSGRSRRSASPTKTTTTRRSTASPRKRSSRQKATPVETTPIPEVIAGEVVEETEEAVLKSTEFEPALAKAEIADASAQLPFTAGQPPSADEIAQMMATAKAMVQEDKDLAAKADEAAKEAAAQTKALSKSKRKATDTGEEDGAAEGDDKAGDAPRSKKIKTEVEVRKGRIQKRALFGIGATVAVGALVPWLANFL